The Parvularcula marina DNA segment TTCGCGTGACATCTCCGAATGGCTGGTGAGGCCGGGGCAGAGCGCCAGCGTGTTGGTCTGGCCGAGTGAGACCTGAAGGCCGATAGCGGGCTCGAGGCTGTCAAAGAAGCGTTTGAAGATGTCCGGCTCCAGCGCGGGCTGATCGCCTTTCTTCTCGAAATCGATGGTGAAGAGGCCGGCGGGAAGTTCAAGATATAAATGCTCCTTGAGCTGAGCATGGTTCGGGTGATCTTCCAGCGCTGGGCTGTTCACATTGATGCGCGGATGGGCGTGGAGTGCTTTTGTCAGGGTGATCGTGTTGATCGCCTTGGCGATGACCCGCATCTCGTAGGTCTTAAGGCCCGAGAGTACCTCATAGGCTTTATCGGCATCGAGGAAGGCGCCTTTGATGTAATAGACGTTCCAGAACATGGTGTGATCCCATGTCAGCTCTTCCTCCTCACCCTTCCAGTTGGTGAGGGTCATGCTCTCGCCCTTGGGCATGAACATGCGCTCGCCGCGGCCAATGACGACACCGGCTGTCGTCGCGCCGCCGCCGGTCATTTCCTTTGTGTAGGAATGGATGATGTAGTCCGGGCGCTCGATTTTCGATGGATTGCGCAAGAGCGGCGAAAGGAAAGGTGTGCCGACCGTCGCATCGCAGACGACCGTCCAGCCATGCTCGTGCGCAAGACGCGACATGGCCGGCACGTCGAGCACATTGCCATGCGGGTTACACGGACTTTCGATATAGACATAGATCTTGCGGCCCCGCGCCAGCCGGTCAGCATGTTTGGCTTCTGCTGCTTCTAGCGCTTTCTTGAAGGCGGCCTCATCAAAGCCGTCGAACCATTCGACCGCGACATTGAGGTTTGATTCCTTGCCGAACCAGTCATGCAGAAGCTGGTAGGTCCCACCATAGACATTGCGCGAGGCAAGGATGACATCCTCATAGCCGACAAGATGCGAGAGCAGGCCGTCAATTGCCGCCATGCCCGAATTATAGTTCCAGGCGAGATATTCGGCGCTTTCCGGGCCGCATTCGAGATCGACCACGTGATTGGCGAGCGCAATCGAGGTCGGGTTCATTAGGCGCGAATAGATCTCGTGCAGGAATTCCCGGCCGGTAAAGGCATCCTCCACCCATTCC contains these protein-coding regions:
- a CDS encoding trans-sulfuration enzyme family protein: MTGNTPIRQLSPLRNTTSADTPEALASEQLAHFGIDENTAYGEALKDFTARLYSLNLDAHTLWARTMETIGDLDRSDRIAYFNAKRFLCFQLAKILDTLQNPMRATYQSLVTHDAGFAAKGPYPIFDNVTALFAASPVITRTATYIYACTEWVEDAFTGREFLHEIYSRLMNPTSIALANHVVDLECGPESAEYLAWNYNSGMAAIDGLLSHLVGYEDVILASRNVYGGTYQLLHDWFGKESNLNVAVEWFDGFDEAAFKKALEAAEAKHADRLARGRKIYVYIESPCNPHGNVLDVPAMSRLAHEHGWTVVCDATVGTPFLSPLLRNPSKIERPDYIIHSYTKEMTGGGATTAGVVIGRGERMFMPKGESMTLTNWKGEEEELTWDHTMFWNVYYIKGAFLDADKAYEVLSGLKTYEMRVIAKAINTITLTKALHAHPRINVNSPALEDHPNHAQLKEHLYLELPAGLFTIDFEKKGDQPALEPDIFKRFFDSLEPAIGLQVSLGQTNTLALCPGLTSHSEMSREAQAEAGISPTTIRISVGLEDPRRLLAHMEEAARSVIDPVSPGFSDGFMDGAEIDRIYRETYAEVHRRFIEAQPAFSALTA